The Gossypium arboreum isolate Shixiya-1 chromosome 4, ASM2569848v2, whole genome shotgun sequence DNA segment GTCTCTACAGTTAAAAAggcatggtttttttttttcattctattTTCCCCTTTTGTTTGGGaaatcttttaattttgtatttttgaaattgaTATTCTGTTTCAATTTGTGTGATTTTTAAATCTGAGGTTTAGTTTTTAGCTGGAAAGAGCGTCGAAGAAATCAAGAGGCATGCAGCTAGAGAAAGAAGAAGGGAAATCGCTGAGCTTTCAAAGGCTCATCGGCAGAGGTATAACCCCAAAAGAGTTGTTCGATTTGATTGTCTTTGGGATAACTTGGAAGTATTTATGTTAGTTGGGGTTCAAGTTGGTGTTTTTTGTGTGAGATAGTAACCTGTGTGTTTTGTGCTTTTTATGAATTTTGTAAACAAATAATTCACCATAAGTAGTGCTAGCATGCTTTAGAGTTTTTGTTTTTATCAATCAATTATGTAGAAGGGAGAACTCTTTAGTTAAATACTAACAAAAACTATTGAAGATAATGCTAAATAAACCTGTCGATGCCTTTTGTATATCTTGTCATAGGAAAAAATGTATATCATGATTATGTTCCTTGGACTAGGGTGAGGGTCGGATGTATGTTTATAACATGGTTATGttcaatttttttaagtttttctatGTACTGAAGGGTTCTTGGAGGGTCATATTCTTGTACCTATGCTTGGATATGTGTTGGCTACTAGTGTTATACGTGAGTATTTCAAGAAAAATCAAGAGTGGGAGCAACATGGCCATAGCCAGCTAGGAGTAGAAAAACATGGAGCCTAGAAAATTTTAAGTTTgagctttttcttctttttattgttttcttttaAGAAAACAAATCGATGAAAATTATCCAGTGTAAACGAGGATAGACCTGCTATTTTGGCAAATGGATCTTTTGGCCATACTGCTTGAGTAGGCTCCATCTTAGTGCTTTTTTGGAAGTTGAGCTCTAAAAGAAGATTTTGTGCATATTGTTTTTGTTTGTAATATGTTGGGTTCCTTGTAATTTCATGCCTGTTTTCCCTTCAAAAAGATCTCAATAGGATTCCCTAAATGTTGTAGATTAAATGTTCAAACAGATGATGAAATGAGATAATACAAGTATCTTACCATATCATCTCTGTTAAGACTCGGGAATCTCACTTTGTGTGTGTTAAAGATGGTGCTATTTGAGTCCTTCACCTCTTTATTTTACCGAAATCAAAAAGACCTTTTAGAGTATTGATCGTATGGCCGCTCATCCGCTGACCTGCTCCCAGCTTCAAGATGGAAGATTAAAAGTTTAAAGGCCATTCATTGttgcaaaaacaaaaaaatcactTTGCTTGGTTGATTCTTCACCCTTGATTGCTGCTCTTCAAACCTTCAGTTGGTTACTGCTTTGCAGTCATTAAGATCGTGTAAAGACTTTCTTTCATGAGAAACCTATGCTTTTCATGCTTCTTTGCAAATGATTACTGTTGTTGAACCACAATTTTCCTCTTCTATTGTTGATAGTTTGAGACTTGTACAAACTGGTATTTCATGGATCTGCATGCTGCAGCTCTCAACCTCAACCACAAAACAATGAACAACCCAAATTACAAGGTGGCtcagcattaccgaacttacagCAGCAAGGGATAAGAAACATACAAACAGCTCAGGCCCTGAATTTTAGCCATCAAAGCTTGATGACGGGAGCGGCAATGTCAGATGAATTTAAGTTTGGATTCCCATCCGATGGCTTATCGGTCATTACAAACAAATGGTGGGGCAGTAGCAAGTCTGACTGTAATGAAGTCAGTGATGCTGATGGAGCTGAAACTGAGGGAGAAGACAAGCATCAAACTATTGAAGAGCCTGATGACATGGCTAATGACAAACCCGGCCAAAATGGAAAAATAGAGGATGGCATTAGCCGTCAAGGTTCATCTCTGCTAGCAGCTGTTAGAAAAAGGTCAATGGAAGAAGGACGAGAAGCACTTGAACTTGGTGTCTACAAGGGCCGTGGAATGAAAAGGCAAGGTAGCAGAAAGGCATCATTGCTGCTTCGAATATTCAAATCTTCATTACCTGATGTTTGGATCCACGACCCTTCCTAATTTTATCAAGAACAAGAAGATCCAGATATAAACAACTACAGTGAAAGGTAAGACTGAAAAGCCGGATACCGACTTAATCAGCTTTTATTTATGTCCTTTTAAAATTACTGGCTAACATCATCTGCTTTTCTTTTTGGTTGAACAATGGTGCATTAACTGTTAGAGGTTGTATTTTAGACACAAACTAAGCAAGTGATAGGTTCAGTGCTTTAGGTTTACCTAGTCATGGTGCCAAGGTATTATTAGTTTTGGTCCATTGGATCTCACGGTGTCTTAGGTTGAAGACGGTATATGCATGCACAGCCAAGTGATCTTAATTGGTATGTGTGGGACTTTGATGAATGAGTTAGGTCCATATTGGTTGATGTATAATGGTAGCTAAGCAGTTGACAGTGAAGAAATTTTTGTCATATTGCTTTGATCTTTTGATTTCATGTAATGCGATCACAATACTGTTTTAACTTTGTTATTATTGCATTGAATAGTATTTAAGGAGAGATTAACTTGTAAAacgatatatatataatattggtCCTTAAACTATAACCATCATTCTAAATTGGTCCCAAAacttttaaacattttaattattacCTTAATCTATCAATGTTATATCAATAAGGTACTTTTTACTAAAATTGTTAATTTAACGAgatttgacataatttaaaatgaaaaattaaagaaaaatggatgtaaaaatcttggtttaatgtttttatagaaactaTTGTTAACTATAgtattttacttttttaaaaacTTATATTGCATAAAGATTTTATATGTGATTTAGTAGTTAAATTGATGGAAAGAGCATGTAATTTAAAATGTGAGTCATGAAACGTTTGGAGCAATCTAActctttaataaattttattaaagggaatgaaaaacaaaaagcaaaaggtaaataaataataaaatataagactaaaatgatattaaaagtaAACTCATGGATTTTAgttgaaaaaaaagaaatttcaGTTGCATTTTCCTTTATATTTGTACCTGCCTTTtgcttttatataaaaatattatccaAATTCAAAGCTTACATAATAACAATATTTAGATTGATTAGCAAGAAAACTTTTGCATTAACAAAGTATGAAATAGGAAATATTTAGTATTCATAAAATAAGGGGTCTTTTTATGTATAGAAAAAAATActgaaaaagggagtgaaattcaGCTGCATTGCACGTGACTCGTGAGGTTTCTGATGCACAAAAACACATGAAACCCATATGATGTGAGTAATTCTAGACTTTAGATTTGACAACACAAAGTTGAAGATCACATGATTTATAATTATCACATTCATCCTTTACTTTGCCTTAATCTCCTATTTTCACCTTTATTAATTTCCTAATTACAAATGCTCCATTAattgtgtttattatattattttcatatcTATAACATATCATCTTTATTCATATTTAGTAtgtttttcctttttaaaaaaattaaccaaaatatACATTTCTTTtggtttataaaatatatatataaactcaaGGAATAGTAATTAAAATATGGATTATTGTTTATATATAATGGCTGATAAATAAGCAAGCGAAGAAGATCGTATTCAAATTGTTcaatttgagaaagaaaaattaaatcgacttgaaagaagaaaataaatagatttaagaaaacaaataaaaataaataaaataatgaatttaagaataaaaataaatattcaaaataataactaaataaagaaaatatagaATAAAAAGTGAAAGATGGATCTAATCAACCCAACAAATTCAATTAATGGCTCTAATCAACTTTTTAAAAAATCGAGAAAAAATTGCttctaaaaatcacaagaaagCAATCTTgcaaaaaaaaattccaaaatttggaataaataaatagtaaaacctaataaatacaataaaaattaaacttaaaaatcaAAGCCAATAGTATTTGAACATGAATTAAAAACTCGAAActcataatttttataataatctcGTTCAGAAATTTTTTTacgcatttttactaaaatagtTATAACTTGAGCTCTCAAACTCGaaatcgagtgattcaaagtgTGTTTTGAAGCTAAGAAATAGATCTTTATGAAGACATCTTAACCCAGAAATGCTTGGATCTCATCAAAAAAGTCGTCACAAGTTGATTGATTGCTTTTCTAAACTTGAAAATTGACAGCTTCGGtgattgaaatttaataaatttcaccacACTCGCACATGTATCAATGGTagtgagattgaaaacatgataGTCAATATCAATAGATGGTTAGAATGAGTGAAAATGGATTTCTTCTCCAAAATTTTGAACCAAGTTTAAATCTTAGTCTTAAACTGTAAAACGAATGAAAACACCGTgattatattaaaacaaaaaaaaggtaGCCAATTTTGTTCCCGTACAGACTTGAATGCTCTTTTTGGTAGTAAATCGAAACAATAAACTCTAGGTTTTTTTTCGAAGCAATTCCAATTGGTATCAGCTGTACTAGTGCTTACCAGTTGATTTTGCCCATATTGgttgtgtgaaaaataaaatagaataaaataaataaaaataaagaacacataaattttacgtggaaaccctttcgggaaaaaaaccacgggcagaggagaagaaaattcactatgtcgaaaaatttttactcaaatacaagaggaatagactatgtctatttataggcttgcaaagccatattctagtaggattgcaacaccttatcctaatcaatataaaatagatggagtttaataaggtttaaaaccttattctaaaataaaataaaagaagtctagttctatatggattttacttttattttattttccatcgtattttatttaaataagaatttgggtcacttaattctaacaatctccaccttgacacaaattctcaatgaacaagttcttcatcgcgaactttcaataaacaagttcttcacctcttccaaaaacccttaagggtttaacttcaacaatgaacaccaaccaagtctaagcaatgctcaaacttggttataggaagtgacttagtcatcatatctgcaggattttcatgagtgctaattttgctaacaacaatatcaccacgagcaataatatcacgaacaaaatgataccgaatatcaatgtgttttgttctctcatgaaacatttgatcttttgtaagaaagatggcactgactgtcaccctttgcaacaagccttgctttatatccgggttcttcaactcctgagtcccttctttcttttaaacacccatttacaacgaatgacctttttacctttaggaagttttacaagatcccatgttctttttgtggagtgattccatctcctcttgcatagcaaacatccacttttctcgagtcttcacactaatcgcctcgaataattaaatggctcttgattcgcatctatatcttcaccacatttaaagcataagcaactagatcaacctcggcatacttctttggaggtttaatttctcttcttgtcctgtttttggcgatagagtattgcggtgaagaagcaactctattctcaatttttgtcttggcttgaggagttgattcgtattaatcgatgctccaccgcttttggttttctttattggaagagtctttaagagataagttaggtagcatagcagtttcatcaaaacaacatctctgctaatcacaacttttctattttcaggacaccataacttatagccttttacaccactttataaccaagaaaacgcatttaatggatcttggttccaattttccattatcaacatgagcatacgcaggacacccaaaaatctttaaatcgaataattagcgggattaccggaccatacctcttgtggagtcttttctcaatggcagcggatggagatcggttgatcaaaaacatgcgagagaggtcgctacgcccaaaatgacttggtaagttggcatttgacaacatacatcgaaccttctccatgatcgttcgttcattcgttcgcaacgccgcttttgttgtggagtatgacgaatcgtcttgtgtctcatgatccttccgacttgcacaatctattaaactcatcgagcgaactctaagccattgtgcacggagatattttatctgcttttcccgcctttttcaatcataattttccaagacttaaatgtggaaaacacatcgcttcgctttcgtgaagaacgcccaaacttttcggaaaaatcatcaataaaggttagcatataattagctccacctctcgaaggcactctggacggccccacagatcgaatggatatactccaacgtttccttcgtgttatggattcctctagtgaatcgaactctcttttgcttcccaaaacacagtgctcacgaaattcggtttgcaaattccttgcccattaagaagtcctctttgcttaattcgccatgtcattctcactcatatgccctaggcgcatatgccaaagtttagtaatatcatcatcgacaaggaagaggaagcggcaattgcatcaccgagaaTGATGAGAACCAcctcaaaacatataacttggcaatctttctttgccctttcatcacaacaagggccctttgaaatctttaaaaccccactttcatttgtgtatctgcccttttgaatcaagagtgctcaacgaaattaaatttcttttcaattcggaacatgccgcacgtcactaagtgttcgacaactccatcaaacatcttaactttaattgttccaacactgcgattttacatgaagcattatttcccatcaaaacaacaccttgagatctttgtttcataagttgtaaaccaatcccgattgggactcatgtggaaggtgcagctgaatcaagtatccactcctcgccactttagaatcattgatgaagcaactagaagttcaccatcgttgtagtcttctacaacatcacttcaccgaattttaatttgttttccttttgattcgcacctccttttaatcttattttgtagcttatagcactcagatttaatgtgccctttcttcttgcgaagttgcaagttttacctctgtttgaagatttcgatctacccttagatttaccacgaggattccgttctgtgttctaccacgatcatcatcaacattcggtcttgtctcccacgaacaatgagaccctctccacgagagttgggtttaaccacaagatgcttcatcttatcatacgaggttaaagaatcataaacctcatcaactgtgagagactcgcggctatataaaatcgtgtctctaaaggttgaataaggcagggcaacgaacaaagtagaatcaacctagatcttccttatcatcttgaaccttcatggcctccaagtttgagagaatttctttaaacacctttgttaagtgttcgtgtactgacgcaccttcctccaaacgatgagcataaagacgccgcttcatatgcaacttgc contains these protein-coding regions:
- the LOC108457638 gene encoding uncharacterized protein LOC108457638 yields the protein MSLKHHHNSNSTAAAQSLSFDDIADFFSLPLDDAASTLGVCTSVLKKICRENGLDRWPHRKFLAGKSVEEIKRHAARERRREIAELSKAHRQSSQPQPQNNEQPKLQGGSALPNLQQQGIRNIQTAQALNFSHQSLMTGAAMSDEFKFGFPSDGLSVITNKWWGSSKSDCNEVSDADGAETEGEDKHQTIEEPDDMANDKPGQNGKIEDGISRQGSSLLAAVRKRSMEEGREALELGVYKGRGMKRQGSRKASLLLRIFKSSLPDVWIHDPS